The following coding sequences lie in one Rutidosis leptorrhynchoides isolate AG116_Rl617_1_P2 chromosome 4, CSIRO_AGI_Rlap_v1, whole genome shotgun sequence genomic window:
- the LOC139841232 gene encoding uncharacterized protein, translating into MYTDTGSEVDVLYAHCLSQLPKYVGRKMRHSNAIISGFASSTEEPIGRLKATVTVGTQPYLRSEVIDFYVVKSVTATNVILGRNFFRKFSAITSTTHGLLKFPTRKGVATVEST; encoded by the coding sequence ATGTACACTGACACCGGGAGTGAGGTTGATGTCTTGTACGCCCATTGCCTTTCCCAACTCCCAAAATATGTCGGTAGAAAAATGAGACACTCCAACGCCATTATCTCTGGATTTGCGAGCTCTACTGAAGAACCTATAGGAAGACTCAAAGCAACGGTGACGGTAGGCACACAGCCCTACCTCCGTAGTGAGGTCATTGACTTTTATGTTGTCAAATCTGTGACCGCTACGAATGTGATCTTGGGAAGAAACTTCTTCAGAAAGTTTAGCGCCATAACCTCCACTACTCACGGCTTGCTTAAATTTCCAACCCGGAAAGGTGTGGCTACAGTCGAATCGACCTAA